In Mesorhizobium sp. 113-3-3, a genomic segment contains:
- a CDS encoding glycosyltransferase family 4 protein, translating to MRKKRVFWLGTHKVLTQTELPRLRALGYEVYNPPYLSDIYDQSAIYDWTPPDSSLPKEAQEILAKTNFFYDEIPQEAAEVLNTYFDAAIVTINALWLVRFLKAYHGSVIYRTYGQPSVLSNDLITLGGLSLVTERADFWFMPHSGKVAAIEDDWLRSRMMVVPYCVAQDVVDLRDTWAGGVSTPEIGLLCPRAMDISYYRDNYRLLKRSFPSEGYRIFGAQKVAVRDDQVIGTVERPEFLRRLAQMRGFAYHYEEPTVCYLPPIEYMTLGGPVLFKDGSLLSRYFPAGAPGRVGSIEDLVRRSEQLRNGDGSLAHDIIDSQTEVRKLYQPEHVWPLFDEAMMKTLGEPGENPASGPIRVPTPTGKAPTGETVLVAFHGFGPLVVHHNGEYHCAEGIARVVRQIIRALSDLGFKIVVTSRKDDIGRIRGFLAPAAGPDLKIMVIDDEMAGGGTAIDRLNRIASTRPFSANIDHLKTLYLARDFKRVPRALASTAVIGAFKALRRAQLRLTSVKLASDAAPHERYVDVINADAGIDHVLIPHYYMFPELSRLKGKNVVLYLPDYMPHFYKDSAEMGATQQTAMIGQKMVAKARRILTNSAFTASYLPQTVLAPRPETIAHIPLPFLNDGSSIAESLDRIGALPAHYVFYPTRNRPSKRLVDFAKTVAIVNERLKAAGSKDQLTGILTTPLTGKSAAGAEEHLISLSELTDAELGYLYKNALCLLFTSEMEGNFPTQITEALHLGVPVVATDIPLITLELGDASASLDLVDVGDCEGFADRVVSILADRPAAVRRQEDARALSSRKFAYDNFKRGLFELFRS from the coding sequence ATGAGGAAGAAACGAGTCTTTTGGCTGGGTACGCACAAAGTGCTCACGCAGACTGAGCTTCCTCGCCTGCGGGCTCTCGGCTACGAAGTGTACAATCCGCCCTATCTGAGCGATATCTACGATCAATCCGCTATCTACGATTGGACTCCACCAGACTCAAGCCTGCCGAAGGAAGCCCAGGAGATCCTGGCAAAAACCAACTTCTTTTACGACGAGATTCCGCAGGAGGCAGCGGAGGTTCTCAACACCTATTTTGACGCCGCCATCGTCACGATCAATGCGCTTTGGTTGGTGCGTTTCCTGAAAGCGTATCATGGCAGTGTCATCTACCGCACCTATGGCCAGCCTTCCGTCCTGTCGAATGATCTCATCACTTTGGGTGGATTGTCGCTCGTCACGGAGCGGGCCGATTTCTGGTTCATGCCGCATTCCGGAAAAGTGGCCGCCATAGAGGACGACTGGCTACGATCGCGCATGATGGTTGTTCCCTATTGCGTCGCGCAGGATGTCGTCGACCTTCGGGACACCTGGGCTGGCGGCGTATCGACGCCGGAAATCGGATTGCTCTGCCCGCGGGCGATGGACATTTCCTACTACCGGGACAACTACCGTCTCCTGAAGAGGTCTTTCCCATCGGAAGGCTACAGGATTTTTGGCGCGCAGAAGGTGGCCGTCCGCGACGACCAGGTGATCGGCACGGTCGAGCGACCGGAGTTCCTCAGGCGGTTGGCGCAGATGCGCGGCTTTGCCTATCATTATGAAGAGCCGACCGTTTGCTATCTGCCGCCGATAGAGTACATGACGCTCGGCGGCCCGGTGCTGTTCAAGGATGGGTCCCTGCTTTCGCGCTACTTCCCTGCCGGGGCGCCCGGTCGGGTCGGCAGCATTGAAGATCTGGTGCGGCGGTCGGAGCAACTGAGGAATGGCGATGGCTCGCTTGCGCACGACATCATCGACAGCCAGACAGAGGTGCGGAAGCTCTATCAGCCGGAGCATGTCTGGCCCCTGTTCGACGAGGCCATGATGAAGACATTGGGCGAACCTGGCGAAAATCCGGCGTCCGGGCCGATCCGTGTGCCGACGCCGACGGGGAAGGCGCCGACGGGCGAAACGGTGCTCGTTGCCTTCCATGGCTTTGGACCGTTGGTGGTGCATCACAACGGCGAATACCACTGCGCGGAGGGGATCGCGCGCGTTGTCCGCCAGATCATTCGTGCGCTCTCCGACCTTGGTTTCAAGATCGTCGTCACGAGTCGTAAGGATGACATCGGCCGCATTCGAGGCTTTCTCGCGCCCGCTGCCGGGCCCGATCTGAAAATCATGGTGATCGACGACGAGATGGCTGGTGGCGGGACGGCAATCGACCGCCTTAACCGGATCGCATCGACACGGCCATTCTCAGCCAACATCGATCATCTGAAGACCCTCTACCTTGCAAGGGATTTCAAGCGGGTACCGCGCGCTTTGGCATCGACGGCGGTCATTGGAGCCTTCAAGGCCCTCCGCAGGGCGCAACTTCGATTGACGAGTGTCAAGCTCGCGAGTGATGCCGCTCCGCATGAAAGATATGTCGACGTGATCAACGCGGACGCCGGCATCGATCATGTTCTGATACCGCACTACTACATGTTCCCCGAGCTTTCCCGTCTGAAAGGCAAGAACGTCGTTCTCTATCTTCCCGACTATATGCCCCATTTCTACAAGGATTCGGCCGAGATGGGGGCCACGCAGCAAACCGCCATGATCGGTCAAAAGATGGTCGCGAAGGCGCGCCGCATCCTGACGAACTCCGCGTTCACCGCGTCCTATTTGCCTCAGACCGTCTTGGCCCCGCGGCCTGAGACCATCGCCCACATTCCCTTGCCGTTCCTGAACGACGGTTCAAGTATCGCCGAATCCCTTGACCGGATTGGAGCGCTGCCGGCGCACTACGTATTTTATCCCACCAGGAACCGGCCTTCAAAGCGGCTCGTGGATTTCGCGAAGACCGTGGCGATCGTAAACGAGCGGCTGAAGGCGGCCGGAAGCAAGGATCAACTGACCGGGATTTTGACCACGCCTTTGACAGGCAAGTCGGCGGCCGGAGCCGAGGAGCATCTGATTTCGCTTTCGGAGCTGACCGACGCCGAGCTCGGATATCTGTACAAGAACGCGCTGTGCCTGCTGTTTACATCTGAAATGGAAGGGAACTTCCCAACGCAGATCACCGAGGCGCTGCATTTGGGCGTGCCGGTGGTTGCCACCGACATTCCTCTCATTACCTTGGAACTGGGGGATGCATCGGCCTCCCTGGATTTGGTCGATGTCGGCGACTGCGAGGGATTCGCCGATCGGGTTGTGTCGATCCTCGCGGATCGCCCCGCTGCAGTGCGCCGGCAGGAGGACGCCAGAGCCCTTTCGTCCCGGAAATTCGCCTATGACAACTTCAAGCGCGGATTGTTTGAGCTGTTCAGGTCTTGA
- a CDS encoding FkbM family methyltransferase, giving the protein MAVALQDGEIAFFDIPNTGMSTGDEEIARKHESDGFKVRSVSVASQPLSAILSRHGDRDIHWMKIDVEGMERQVMKSWLPATARPWVVVVESTKPNSQEQNHDNWESELLDLGYWFVYFDGLNRFYLSHSHAELRSKFGVGPNYFDAFVASNTSWLCRNANVEIDVLRQQLTEERNDRAALEVRLAEEQNAKSSLEVQQRGAESALESERHARHALEGRLATIYASTSWRITEPLRFSMRAVRWLAGR; this is encoded by the coding sequence GTGGCTGTCGCTCTGCAGGACGGCGAAATCGCGTTCTTCGATATCCCCAACACCGGCATGAGCACAGGCGATGAGGAGATTGCCAGAAAGCACGAGAGCGACGGGTTCAAAGTAAGGTCGGTATCGGTTGCGTCCCAACCGCTTTCGGCAATTCTATCGCGCCACGGCGATCGAGACATTCACTGGATGAAGATCGATGTCGAGGGCATGGAAAGACAGGTTATGAAAAGCTGGCTCCCCGCGACGGCTCGACCGTGGGTCGTGGTCGTCGAGAGCACCAAGCCAAATTCACAGGAGCAGAACCACGACAATTGGGAGTCGGAACTACTGGATCTTGGCTACTGGTTTGTCTATTTCGACGGTCTGAATAGATTTTATCTGAGCCATTCGCACGCCGAGCTCAGGTCGAAATTTGGTGTTGGCCCCAATTATTTCGACGCGTTCGTGGCTAGCAATACGTCTTGGCTCTGTCGCAACGCGAATGTCGAGATCGACGTCCTTCGTCAACAACTGACGGAGGAACGCAACGACAGAGCCGCGTTGGAAGTACGCCTGGCTGAGGAGCAAAACGCGAAATCCTCGCTCGAGGTTCAGCAACGGGGCGCGGAATCCGCCCTGGAGTCGGAAAGGCACGCCAGACATGCACTGGAAGGCAGGCTCGCTACGATCTATGCCTCAACCTCCTGGCGCATCACGGAGCCGCTGCGATTTTCTATGCGCGCCGTCAGGTGGCTGGCAGGACGCTAG
- a CDS encoding FkbM family methyltransferase: MPITSYAQNFEDVILWRALEHVERGFYIDIGAQDPVVDSVSLAFYERGWRGIHVEPSANYAEKLRAARPDEEVFRWLSLCRTAKSRSSISPTPA, from the coding sequence ATGCCGATCACGTCTTATGCCCAAAATTTTGAGGACGTCATCCTCTGGCGTGCACTGGAGCATGTTGAGCGCGGGTTCTACATCGACATCGGCGCTCAAGATCCAGTCGTCGATTCCGTAAGCCTTGCATTTTACGAGCGGGGCTGGCGGGGCATTCATGTCGAGCCAAGTGCCAATTATGCGGAAAAACTCCGTGCCGCGCGACCTGACGAAGAGGTGTTCAGGTGGCTGTCGCTCTGCAGGACGGCGAAATCGCGTTCTTCGATATCCCCAACACCGGCATGA
- a CDS encoding glycosyltransferase has translation MTLKVRTAAEILAESDDQAFIRAAYETVLGRAPDAGGAADNLSRLQHGEFRGVVLLGIARSPEARKRGVDIPGMPGLAWRMRLLRAPLIRHVFRQTRRGRDQIAQNALRRGTQDAADNGTRASDVSVKPGQIVWPSRSRVGIPMEVVAPRGKRANVDDVFLLLGVHEQLSEPASERLRHLRTAWAARGHVRPIVWSTVSRKLHPTDIDGASQSNELVLDPSSCSGGGWLLVPAALHPAPGTTDLVGVDVVMEAHRLGLRTAFIFEGADALRRPENQQGEAQAHEAYLQALLLADVVLPVSREAADDLVTIFTQHHFADWGPVIETIVPPAAEGRSNVVAWSDYVRLTRGVLRRTSDAARRINALYYWIPPLASPPRLAFAQALAQTLAEMGIRLVPVKWNAAISKLEAAEPVGGGEAIAWSDWVDPSAADAPQWVLAAADATTGDLKDAVSSMAARGLRLAVILGDENRSMSRTLSEIEWSAYEGLVRADKILALSADRYEHLYRCLLSWRGKVHTLEDRFKILEGPTERLGIRRGVRPRKAGAGAVKCVMWVPADQPVILTRILDVADKAMRQTGTLLDITIFDPLRPETAGVLDKGSPVTLHLRDRLERESVLAEADFVLHAGKFGVDEPDVLDALWKGVPCIVGGHADVEPESGTINVGFESGNSLFDGLVRMIRPAWREALSEEAVARPVRAWADYAQTLCEELAADRLGDVRRPLGKPRQDASTSPLKLARRPRLSICLSTYNRAGWLTRNLANIYSQISGEREDLEVLVVDNASQDNTPDVVSAFFDRPNFRFHRNAKNVGMLGNLAVTAQRARGEYVWIIGDDDLTRAGCIATVLDVLHRHPGIGLVYLNYGYTSEANPLGITDLEGFLNAYNVLEPAGPDELSTVKELAAKNENFYTAIYSHVYRRDHAMRSYCQQTVGRPFSSMLTCIPTSYYVLNFMPDEPAYWIGDPSLVVNSNVSWVDYGTLFDLEQLPRAWDLAERNGADQGAVDRRRANRLWLVAMMWKDIFENDRANNSPYFNAARVLMRLKHLPEIDAYVPEMHRIYVKAHEVGHPAAGMPPSELFSAFQIQHP, from the coding sequence ATGACACTTAAGGTTCGCACGGCGGCCGAAATCCTCGCCGAATCGGATGATCAAGCCTTTATTCGCGCTGCCTACGAGACTGTCCTGGGGAGGGCACCCGACGCAGGCGGGGCCGCAGACAATCTGTCCCGGCTCCAGCATGGCGAATTTCGAGGGGTGGTGCTTCTAGGCATTGCCAGATCGCCTGAGGCCCGAAAGCGCGGCGTGGACATCCCGGGGATGCCAGGACTCGCTTGGCGGATGCGGCTCCTTCGGGCACCCTTGATCCGGCATGTCTTCCGCCAGACTCGCCGCGGCCGAGACCAGATCGCGCAGAACGCCTTGCGTCGTGGGACGCAGGATGCTGCCGACAATGGCACACGCGCGTCTGACGTCTCGGTTAAGCCGGGGCAAATCGTGTGGCCTTCTCGATCTCGTGTTGGCATTCCCATGGAGGTCGTCGCGCCTCGCGGCAAAAGAGCCAATGTCGATGACGTCTTTCTGCTCCTGGGGGTGCATGAACAGCTAAGCGAGCCTGCCAGTGAACGTCTCCGTCATCTGCGCACGGCCTGGGCCGCACGCGGCCACGTTCGCCCGATAGTCTGGAGCACCGTATCGAGGAAACTGCACCCGACCGACATCGATGGCGCGTCACAATCGAACGAGTTGGTTCTTGACCCATCCTCCTGCTCCGGCGGAGGCTGGCTTTTGGTGCCTGCGGCTTTGCATCCGGCCCCCGGGACGACGGATCTCGTAGGCGTCGATGTTGTTATGGAGGCGCATCGCCTCGGCTTGCGTACGGCCTTCATCTTCGAGGGCGCCGATGCCTTGCGCCGGCCAGAGAACCAGCAAGGCGAAGCTCAGGCCCATGAGGCGTACCTGCAGGCACTCCTCCTCGCTGATGTCGTGCTGCCAGTATCTCGCGAAGCCGCTGATGACCTTGTCACCATCTTCACGCAGCACCATTTCGCCGATTGGGGACCTGTAATCGAGACCATCGTGCCGCCCGCAGCGGAAGGCCGCTCGAATGTCGTCGCTTGGTCGGACTATGTCCGGCTCACAAGAGGGGTTTTACGTCGGACGTCGGACGCGGCTCGCCGCATCAATGCCTTGTATTACTGGATTCCCCCGCTCGCCTCTCCGCCTCGGTTGGCCTTTGCACAAGCACTCGCGCAAACTCTGGCCGAGATGGGAATTCGGCTCGTTCCGGTCAAATGGAATGCGGCCATCAGCAAACTGGAGGCCGCCGAACCTGTCGGCGGCGGAGAAGCCATTGCGTGGAGCGATTGGGTCGACCCGTCGGCGGCCGACGCCCCGCAATGGGTACTTGCCGCCGCAGACGCCACGACAGGCGATCTCAAGGATGCAGTCTCCTCCATGGCTGCCCGAGGGCTTCGGCTTGCAGTCATCTTGGGAGACGAGAACCGCTCGATGAGCCGGACGCTCTCGGAGATCGAATGGTCGGCCTATGAGGGGCTGGTGCGGGCGGACAAGATTCTGGCGCTTTCGGCAGACAGATACGAGCACTTGTACCGATGCCTGCTGTCTTGGCGGGGCAAGGTCCACACTCTCGAGGATCGCTTCAAGATCCTGGAAGGACCGACCGAAAGGCTCGGCATCCGGCGCGGCGTCAGGCCCCGGAAGGCAGGTGCGGGCGCGGTGAAATGCGTCATGTGGGTCCCGGCGGACCAACCAGTAATTCTTACGAGGATCCTCGATGTGGCTGACAAGGCCATGCGCCAGACAGGCACTTTGCTCGACATCACCATTTTCGATCCCTTGAGGCCTGAAACGGCCGGTGTGCTGGACAAAGGATCTCCGGTTACGCTCCACTTGCGCGACCGGCTGGAGCGGGAGAGCGTCCTTGCGGAAGCCGATTTCGTACTTCACGCGGGGAAGTTTGGCGTGGACGAGCCAGATGTGCTGGATGCCCTTTGGAAAGGGGTGCCCTGTATTGTTGGCGGCCATGCCGATGTCGAACCGGAGTCCGGCACAATTAATGTCGGATTCGAGAGCGGGAACAGCTTGTTCGACGGGCTGGTGCGTATGATCCGGCCGGCATGGCGCGAGGCCCTCAGCGAGGAGGCTGTGGCGAGACCCGTCCGCGCCTGGGCAGACTATGCCCAAACGCTGTGTGAGGAATTAGCCGCTGATCGGCTCGGCGACGTGCGGCGGCCGCTGGGCAAACCACGACAGGACGCCTCTACGTCCCCGCTCAAATTAGCCCGGCGCCCCAGGCTGTCCATCTGTCTCAGCACCTACAATCGCGCCGGCTGGTTGACGCGCAATCTTGCGAATATCTACTCGCAAATTTCGGGTGAGCGAGAAGACCTTGAAGTGCTCGTTGTGGACAACGCCTCGCAAGACAACACTCCCGATGTCGTCAGCGCTTTCTTTGACCGACCGAATTTCCGTTTCCACCGAAATGCCAAGAACGTCGGAATGCTCGGCAACCTGGCCGTGACAGCGCAGCGCGCCAGGGGTGAGTATGTATGGATCATTGGCGACGACGACCTGACGCGAGCCGGTTGCATAGCAACGGTGTTGGACGTCCTGCACCGTCACCCCGGCATCGGCCTCGTCTACCTCAACTACGGCTATACATCGGAAGCGAATCCACTAGGGATCACTGACCTCGAAGGCTTCCTCAACGCCTACAATGTGCTGGAGCCGGCCGGGCCGGATGAACTGTCGACGGTGAAGGAACTCGCTGCCAAAAACGAGAATTTCTATACTGCCATCTACTCCCATGTGTATCGGCGCGACCATGCCATGCGATCTTATTGTCAACAAACGGTAGGTCGCCCCTTCTCCTCAATGCTGACGTGCATACCAACCTCCTACTACGTGCTGAACTTTATGCCGGACGAACCCGCCTATTGGATCGGGGACCCGTCACTCGTCGTGAATTCGAACGTGTCTTGGGTAGACTACGGCACGCTGTTTGATCTTGAGCAACTGCCGCGTGCCTGGGATCTCGCGGAGCGCAACGGTGCAGACCAGGGCGCAGTCGACCGGCGCCGGGCCAATCGGCTGTGGCTTGTCGCCATGATGTGGAAGGACATCTTCGAGAATGACCGGGCCAACAACAGTCCCTATTTCAATGCCGCACGGGTATTGATGCGATTGAAGCATCTACCGGAGATCGATGCCTACGTACCCGAAATGCACCGCATTTATGTTAAAGCCCACGAAGTCGGCCATCCGGCGGCCGGCATGCCGCCTTCCGAGTTGTTCAGCGCCTTTCAGATTCAACACCCTTGA
- a CDS encoding FkbM family methyltransferase, producing the protein MTFISYAQNFEDVMLWRALKHIPQGFWIDVGAAHPDEYSVTRAFSDHGWRGINIEANPPYVARIAGARPRDVTLAVAAGASAGKVPFFEVVGTGMSTMDRVIAEQHRLAGYEIREHEVPSRTLASICAEYAPADIHFLKIDVEGAERDVLAGADFTNHRPWIVLVEATKPNSQEQNHAIWEPLLLAANYRFVWFDGLNRFYIAAELWDELAPSFAAPPNIFDDFIRATDAEHLNRIVGAERRAGEAEARAGQTVALADRRVTEAEARATQAETRAAEAEAEIAQAQARSVEAEARMTEAQARAADAETRRAQAETRAAIHAGEIKARLAQLHASTSWRLTGPIRAARELMRGRAGLALQEMGMAPPTVERLKNLAGKLSLLKSVERDVFSKRAGRPASRSVSRHRKVGWVTTWNVKCGIAAAAAHLIDGLPQENVVVYAAHQEPRTRPDAENCRRIWSLGKGVNGLSAILDDLEQAEVGALVIHFNYGFYNHTELAAFIEEAVARGIVVIMELHSTVDHSKDDPNLQLASLISGLRKCHRLLAHAPADVARLEAMGLIDNVTLFPLGVIAGADRPARARQSRDGTLIASFGFCLPGKGLPELVEAIGILVKQGVSMRLLMLNAQYPASVSEDEVEKVRRTIHQFDLEGLVDLRTDYLSDEQCLLLLQEADLIVNSYQATGEAASAAARFSLASGSPLLVTPIPIFDELGDAVFRMPGVSPGDIAKGIAETLGHLEHDTQQCRSVRSAALEWRNAHDFKNQGAILMGMIEAIRRDPGRWHA; encoded by the coding sequence TTGACCTTCATTTCATACGCTCAGAATTTTGAAGATGTTATGCTTTGGCGGGCTCTCAAGCATATCCCGCAAGGATTCTGGATTGATGTGGGCGCCGCGCATCCGGACGAATACTCTGTTACGCGGGCCTTCAGCGACCATGGCTGGCGTGGGATCAATATCGAGGCCAATCCACCCTATGTCGCGCGCATCGCCGGCGCGCGCCCCCGCGACGTGACTTTGGCTGTCGCGGCCGGCGCCAGTGCAGGGAAGGTGCCTTTCTTCGAGGTGGTCGGCACCGGCATGTCGACCATGGACCGGGTCATCGCCGAACAGCATCGTTTGGCCGGATACGAGATCCGGGAACACGAGGTTCCGTCGCGGACATTGGCTTCTATCTGCGCCGAGTATGCTCCAGCAGATATCCATTTCCTGAAAATCGACGTTGAAGGGGCTGAGCGCGATGTCTTGGCCGGAGCAGATTTCACAAACCATCGACCTTGGATCGTCTTGGTCGAGGCGACGAAGCCAAATTCGCAAGAACAGAATCATGCGATTTGGGAGCCGCTACTTTTGGCCGCAAACTACCGGTTCGTGTGGTTCGACGGTTTGAACAGATTCTACATTGCTGCGGAACTCTGGGACGAATTGGCGCCATCGTTCGCGGCGCCGCCGAATATATTCGACGACTTTATCCGCGCGACCGACGCGGAGCATCTCAACAGGATCGTCGGCGCCGAAAGGCGTGCCGGGGAGGCGGAAGCGCGTGCAGGACAGACAGTCGCGTTGGCGGACAGGCGCGTCACCGAGGCAGAGGCACGTGCGACGCAGGCGGAAACCCGCGCAGCAGAGGCAGAGGCAGAGATAGCGCAGGCACAAGCGCGCTCAGTTGAGGCAGAAGCACGTATGACAGAAGCGCAGGCGCGCGCGGCAGATGCGGAGACCCGCAGGGCGCAGGCGGAAACGCGCGCAGCCATACACGCCGGCGAGATCAAAGCGCGATTGGCTCAATTGCACGCCAGTACATCGTGGCGGCTGACAGGTCCAATCCGTGCCGCACGGGAACTTATGCGTGGCCGAGCGGGACTCGCCTTGCAGGAAATGGGGATGGCACCGCCAACTGTAGAGCGCCTGAAGAACTTGGCGGGTAAGCTCAGTCTGCTCAAATCGGTCGAGCGCGATGTTTTCAGCAAAAGGGCCGGACGTCCCGCCTCAAGATCGGTGAGCCGTCATCGCAAGGTAGGATGGGTCACGACGTGGAACGTCAAATGCGGCATAGCCGCTGCGGCTGCGCATCTAATCGACGGCTTGCCGCAAGAGAATGTGGTTGTCTATGCCGCGCACCAGGAGCCTCGCACCCGGCCCGACGCGGAAAACTGCCGCAGGATATGGTCGCTCGGCAAGGGCGTGAATGGCCTGTCTGCCATACTCGATGATTTGGAGCAGGCCGAGGTTGGTGCGTTGGTCATCCACTTCAATTATGGCTTCTACAACCACACCGAACTCGCAGCATTTATCGAGGAAGCAGTCGCACGCGGAATTGTGGTGATCATGGAGCTCCACTCTACGGTCGATCATTCGAAGGACGATCCGAACCTTCAACTGGCCAGCCTGATCTCCGGCCTCAGGAAATGCCATCGCCTGCTCGCTCATGCTCCCGCCGATGTGGCACGACTGGAGGCTATGGGCTTGATCGACAACGTGACGCTCTTTCCCCTGGGCGTCATCGCCGGCGCGGATCGCCCGGCCAGAGCGCGACAGAGTCGGGACGGCACGCTCATCGCCTCCTTTGGTTTCTGCCTGCCTGGGAAAGGGCTTCCCGAACTGGTCGAAGCCATCGGAATTCTGGTTAAGCAAGGGGTTTCCATGCGCCTGCTGATGCTGAACGCGCAATATCCTGCCAGCGTTTCGGAGGATGAGGTGGAAAAGGTCCGAAGAACAATCCACCAATTCGACCTGGAGGGCCTGGTCGACCTCCGCACGGACTATCTGTCGGATGAGCAGTGTCTGCTTCTGCTGCAAGAGGCGGACCTGATCGTGAATTCCTATCAGGCGACCGGCGAGGCAGCCAGCGCAGCAGCTCGGTTTAGTCTGGCATCAGGCAGTCCTCTATTGGTCACTCCGATTCCCATCTTCGACGAACTTGGGGACGCTGTTTTCCGTATGCCGGGCGTCTCACCGGGCGACATCGCAAAAGGCATCGCGGAGACGCTCGGTCACCTGGAACACGATACCCAGCAATGCCGGTCGGTGCGTAGCGCTGCCCTGGAATGGCGGAATGCGCACGATTTCAAGAATCAAGGAGCGATTCTCATGGGGATGATTGAGGCAATCCGCCGCGATCCCGGGCGCTGGCATGCCTAG
- a CDS encoding ABC transporter ATP-binding protein: MASIIPTGVSVEFPVFNAASRSLKNRVLSVATGGAIDRRVDGHVIVRGLEDVSFSVNEGDRIGLVGHNGSGKTTLLRVLSGIYRPTSGSAVIQGECVSLINISLGIDPEATGRENIRLRAAMMGMRPNELREQFDEIAEFTGLGDFLDMPFRTYSSGMQLRLAFSTSTAIRPEILVMDEWLSTGDEDFKHKADRRLREIVETTKILVLASHSCDLLRKNCNRILWMEHGRVRMDGPTDEVLPAYFG, translated from the coding sequence CGTCTCGGTCGAATTTCCGGTCTTCAACGCAGCAAGCCGGTCCCTCAAGAACAGGGTGCTGAGTGTGGCCACGGGCGGCGCGATCGACCGTCGGGTCGATGGCCATGTCATCGTGCGCGGACTGGAGGATGTGAGCTTTTCGGTGAACGAGGGGGACCGCATCGGCCTCGTCGGCCACAACGGCTCCGGCAAGACGACACTGCTGCGCGTGCTGTCGGGCATCTACAGGCCGACGAGCGGCTCGGCGGTGATCCAGGGCGAATGCGTATCGCTGATCAACATCTCCCTGGGCATCGACCCGGAAGCAACGGGGCGCGAGAACATCAGGCTGCGGGCGGCGATGATGGGCATGCGGCCGAATGAATTGCGCGAGCAATTCGATGAGATCGCCGAGTTCACCGGACTGGGCGATTTTCTTGATATGCCGTTCCGGACCTATTCGTCGGGCATGCAGCTTCGCCTGGCGTTCTCGACGTCGACGGCGATCCGGCCGGAGATCCTGGTGATGGACGAATGGCTTTCGACCGGCGACGAGGACTTCAAGCACAAGGCCGACCGGCGGCTGCGCGAGATCGTGGAGACGACCAAGATCCTCGTCCTTGCCAGCCATTCGTGCGATCTGCTGCGAAAGAATTGCAACCGCATCCTGTGGATGGAACACGGCCGTGTGCGCATGGACGGCCCTACAGATGAGGTCCTGCCTGCCTATTTCGGTTGA